In a single window of the Chloroflexota bacterium genome:
- a CDS encoding TIR domain-containing protein codes for MTETTAASQQHASMMISYSRKDKEFVQQLHKSLLKSGIPEENIWIDWEDIPAAADWMDEITRAIGGADTFIFVISPASLDSKVCGDEVRVASENNKKFIPILHREPTKENTLPEGISRTNWVYMRQNDDYDAAFPLLLEAINTDLEWVREHTRLLERAIEWGQQGEDKSFLLRGSDLDTAETWQSDATEGKEPQPTHLQAVYIQNSREDAKRRRRNLLISVSIALLVSIVLGITAVIQWLNFQTQSQMNLVRQLAAQATSKQEERLDLASLLSLEANRLSEIYTNSTDQTRAEVNGSLLSVVMHKPELNGYIYGHTAQVYAVDMNLETGIITTASADGTVRLIDLDTLTLIHLFEKEDEKLISAEISPDGTQIAIGSDYGSVSVWDAGTHELVREFVPNEQRNRIRKIMYSPDGSTIAAVDDDGTVVEYDAETLEEIQVYNANDYDYGVAYGPAGETLAIGSIDGYIEIYDLQNGEVIQTVDTGVDTGARSVAFNREGTLMASGGGNGLVQLWDVETGENLGKFEHPGTIIVNSLVFDPAGAFLAVGTDSRDVLLVPLTSDGSGFGEDVNFLSAHVGEIFSIAISDDSNLLLSGGIDQTAILWNVTEGLESGGSSMQVTYPYPEGDVNEVEFSPDGNWLAYASDDSTVYVQDLTDDEAEVEELSAHEAPVRNIAIHPGSNTFASSDTDGMIFLWDTDTGEVIGEMQQDSAYSPLAFSPDGSLLAAGSDDSSVILWDTTQQEPVATLSGAHEDGVLSVAFSPDGSLLASSSLDFNIVLWDVATGEPVRTITTLSQVPTVLFSHDGQQLFSGGYDAMIRVWDVNTGDPVTQLAGHLGDVNEMAFSSDGKMLVSGSADGTVILWDMTSLERIGFLSGSPYSIIGVAFSPTQPLVAAASRDDNVYTWDVSLDAWKKFACFRANRNLTQAEWNQYFGDQVEYHLTCPDFPPPADLASAQN; via the coding sequence ATGACAGAAACAACTGCCGCATCTCAGCAACATGCTTCGATGATGATTTCCTATTCCCGAAAAGACAAGGAATTTGTGCAACAGTTGCACAAATCACTGCTGAAATCTGGCATTCCCGAGGAGAACATCTGGATTGACTGGGAAGATATTCCCGCCGCCGCGGATTGGATGGATGAAATCACCCGCGCCATCGGTGGTGCCGATACGTTTATTTTTGTCATTAGCCCCGCTTCGCTGGATTCAAAAGTCTGTGGGGACGAAGTCCGCGTTGCCAGCGAAAATAACAAGAAATTTATCCCCATTTTGCACCGCGAGCCGACCAAAGAGAATACGCTCCCCGAGGGTATTTCGCGCACAAATTGGGTATACATGCGCCAAAATGACGATTATGATGCCGCGTTCCCCCTTCTGCTGGAAGCCATCAACACCGACTTGGAGTGGGTGCGCGAACACACGCGTCTGCTGGAGCGGGCCATCGAGTGGGGGCAGCAAGGGGAAGATAAAAGCTTCCTGCTACGCGGCTCCGATCTGGATACTGCCGAAACCTGGCAGTCGGATGCTACCGAAGGCAAAGAACCCCAGCCCACGCATTTACAGGCGGTCTATATTCAAAATAGCCGTGAAGATGCCAAGCGCAGGCGCAGGAATTTGCTGATCAGCGTGTCCATCGCCTTACTGGTCTCGATTGTGCTGGGTATCACCGCCGTCATCCAGTGGCTCAACTTCCAGACGCAATCACAAATGAATTTGGTGCGCCAACTCGCCGCGCAGGCCACCTCCAAGCAGGAAGAACGGCTCGACTTGGCCTCCCTGCTCAGTCTGGAAGCCAATCGTCTCTCTGAAATCTACACCAACAGCACAGACCAAACCAGGGCCGAGGTCAATGGCAGTTTGCTCTCGGTGGTCATGCACAAGCCAGAGCTTAATGGCTATATTTACGGACACACCGCCCAGGTCTACGCGGTGGATATGAATCTCGAGACGGGCATTATCACAACCGCATCCGCCGACGGCACAGTGCGGCTAATTGATCTGGATACGCTCACGCTGATTCATCTCTTCGAGAAAGAAGACGAAAAACTCATCTCCGCGGAAATCAGCCCGGATGGAACCCAAATCGCCATTGGTTCCGACTACGGCTCGGTCTCTGTGTGGGATGCCGGAACGCATGAACTCGTCCGCGAATTCGTTCCCAACGAGCAGCGAAACCGGATACGCAAAATTATGTACAGCCCCGACGGCAGTACGATTGCCGCTGTGGATGATGACGGTACGGTCGTTGAATATGATGCCGAGACGTTGGAAGAAATTCAGGTTTATAACGCCAATGACTACGACTACGGCGTGGCCTACGGCCCTGCAGGCGAAACACTCGCCATTGGCTCGATAGATGGCTATATTGAAATTTATGATCTGCAAAACGGCGAAGTTATTCAAACCGTAGATACCGGCGTGGATACCGGCGCTCGCTCCGTTGCCTTCAACCGTGAGGGCACACTCATGGCTTCTGGCGGCGGCAATGGCCTTGTCCAACTTTGGGATGTTGAAACCGGCGAAAATCTGGGGAAATTCGAACACCCCGGAACGATCATTGTCAACAGCCTGGTTTTCGATCCCGCTGGCGCATTTTTGGCCGTCGGCACAGACAGCCGCGATGTTCTTCTGGTTCCCTTGACGAGCGATGGCAGCGGTTTTGGTGAAGATGTCAACTTCCTTAGCGCGCATGTTGGCGAAATTTTCAGCATTGCCATTAGTGACGATAGCAACTTGCTGCTTTCCGGCGGTATAGATCAAACCGCCATCCTGTGGAACGTCACCGAGGGCCTGGAAAGTGGGGGGAGTTCCATGCAAGTGACATATCCCTACCCCGAAGGCGATGTCAACGAAGTTGAGTTCAGCCCCGATGGAAACTGGCTAGCCTACGCCAGTGACGATTCTACGGTCTACGTGCAAGATTTAACCGACGACGAAGCCGAAGTTGAAGAATTGAGCGCCCACGAAGCCCCGGTGAGGAATATTGCCATTCATCCGGGCAGTAACACCTTTGCATCCAGCGATACGGACGGCATGATCTTCCTGTGGGATACCGATACCGGTGAAGTCATCGGTGAAATGCAGCAAGATTCTGCTTACTCGCCTTTGGCCTTCAGCCCGGATGGCAGCCTGCTGGCCGCAGGCAGCGATGACAGCAGTGTTATTTTGTGGGATACAACCCAACAAGAGCCGGTTGCCACGCTCTCAGGCGCGCACGAAGACGGTGTGCTGAGCGTAGCCTTCAGCCCCGATGGCAGCCTGCTGGCTTCCAGCAGCCTGGACTTTAATATTGTGCTGTGGGATGTCGCCACAGGCGAACCGGTGCGCACGATCACCACGTTGTCGCAGGTTCCGACGGTGTTGTTCAGCCACGATGGTCAGCAGCTATTCTCCGGCGGGTACGATGCCATGATCCGCGTGTGGGATGTGAATACGGGTGATCCGGTCACGCAATTGGCAGGCCACCTGGGCGATGTCAACGAGATGGCCTTCAGTTCAGATGGCAAAATGCTCGTTTCCGGTAGTGCGGATGGCACCGTAATTCTTTGGGATATGACCAGCCTGGAGCGGATTGGCTTCCTTTCGGGGTCGCCCTACTCGATCATTGGCGTTGCGTTCAGCCCCACTCAGCCGCTTGTGGCCGCCGCCAGCCGGGATGATAACGTCTACACCTGGGATGTCAGCCTGGATGCCTGGAAGAAATTTGCCTGCTTCCGTGCCAACCGCAACCTGACGCAAGCCGAGTGGAATCAGTATTTCGGCGATCAGGTAGAATATCATCTCACCTGCCCCGATTTCCCGCCGCCCGCGGATTTAGCCAGCGCCCAAAACTAA